Proteins encoded in a region of the Bubalus bubalis isolate 160015118507 breed Murrah chromosome 9, NDDB_SH_1, whole genome shotgun sequence genome:
- the RETN gene encoding resistin isoform X2 — translation MGFSSTCRMKALSFLFIPVLGLLVCGQSLCPIDKAISEKIQEVTTSLGFAVTGCTCGSACGSWDVRAETTCHCQCAGMDWTGARCCRLRIQ, via the exons atgggattttccag CACCTGCAGGATGAaggctctctccttcctcttcatcCCAGTCCTGGGGCTGCTGGTGTGTGGCCAGTCGCTGTGCCCCATAGATAAAGCCATCAGTGAGAAGATCCAGGAGGTCACCACCTCCCTAG GCTTCGCCGTCACTGGCTGCACGTGTGGCTCTGCCTGTGGCTCGTGGGACGTGCGTGCTGAGACCACGTGCCACTGCCAGTGCGCAGGCATGGACTGGACTGGAGCTCGCTGCTGCCGCCTGCGTATCCAGTAG
- the RETN gene encoding resistin isoform X3 has protein sequence MKALSFLFIPVLGLLVCGQSLCPIDKAISEKIQEVTTSLGFAVTGCTCGSACGSWDVRAETTCHCQCAGMDWTGARCCRLRIQ, from the exons ATGAaggctctctccttcctcttcatcCCAGTCCTGGGGCTGCTGGTGTGTGGCCAGTCGCTGTGCCCCATAGATAAAGCCATCAGTGAGAAGATCCAGGAGGTCACCACCTCCCTAG GCTTCGCCGTCACTGGCTGCACGTGTGGCTCTGCCTGTGGCTCGTGGGACGTGCGTGCTGAGACCACGTGCCACTGCCAGTGCGCAGGCATGGACTGGACTGGAGCTCGCTGCTGCCGCCTGCGTATCCAGTAG
- the RETN gene encoding resistin isoform X1: MKALSFLFIPVLGLLVCGQSLCPIDKAISEKIQEVTTSLVPGAVRIIGLDCRSVTSRGSLVTCPSGFAVTGCTCGSACGSWDVRAETTCHCQCAGMDWTGARCCRLRIQ; this comes from the exons ATGAaggctctctccttcctcttcatcCCAGTCCTGGGGCTGCTGGTGTGTGGCCAGTCGCTGTGCCCCATAGATAAAGCCATCAGTGAGAAGATCCAGGAGGTCACCACCTCCCTAG TTCCTGGGGCAGTAAGGATCATTGGCCTGGACTGCCGGAGTGTCACCTCCAGGGGGTCCCTGGTCACCTGCCCTTCAG GCTTCGCCGTCACTGGCTGCACGTGTGGCTCTGCCTGTGGCTCGTGGGACGTGCGTGCTGAGACCACGTGCCACTGCCAGTGCGCAGGCATGGACTGGACTGGAGCTCGCTGCTGCCGCCTGCGTATCCAGTAG
- the MCEMP1 gene encoding mast cell-expressed membrane protein 1 isoform X3: MKTNLLLGTIETEEIYINQEVKMQPVAFKDKRRGSSGNKEELRAGFLKPLNDLPTAADDPNYENITFTFKNQNRPKGSHSPPKNKDSKMSRELVVLKEELWNVSTSVQEYQEEQKTQWGNVKQSVMAAKQSIDTVMTRIQEGNPKRKQLATVPNIDEVKKTLQEILNTLKTPKPSPTPQ; this comes from the exons ATGAAGACAAATTTGCTGCTGGGGACCATAGAGACTGAGGAAATATACATAAACCAGGAGGTCAAGATGCAGCCGGTAGCCTTCAAAGACAAGAGACGGGGATCCTCAGGCAATAAAGAAG AGCTCCGGGCAGGTTTCCTCAAGCCTCTCAATGACTTGCCCACAGCTGCAGATGACCCTAACTATGAGAACATCACCTTTACCTTCAAAAACCAGAACCGGCCAAAGGGCAGTCATTCACCACCCAAGAATAAGG ATTCCAAGATGTCCAGGGAGCTGGTGGTCTTGAAAGAGGAGCTCTGGAACG TCTCCACTTCGGTGCAAGAGTACCAGGAAGAGCAGAAGACTCAGTGGGGCAACGTGAAACAGAGTGTAATGGCAGCCAAGCAGAGCATTGACACAGTCATGACGAGAATCCAGGAAGGGAACCCGAAACGGAAGCAGCTGGCCACAG TCCCAAACATAGatgaagtcaagaaaacattacAGGAAATCCTCAATACACTGAAGACACCAAAACCAA GTCCCACACCTCAATGA
- the MCEMP1 gene encoding mast cell-expressed membrane protein 1 isoform X1 — protein MKTNLLLGTIETEEIYINQEVKMQPVAFKDKRRGSSGNKEELRAGFLKPLNDLPTAADDPNYENITFTFKNQNRPKGSHSPPKNKVPAEPRPPLDTAQGHHWLPKAMMSLNTFLTLSCMVLLAVVLVKNSKMSRELVVLKEELWNVSTSVQEYQEEQKTQWGNVKQSVMAAKQSIDTVMTRIQEGNPKRKQLATVPNIDEVKKTLQEILNTLKTPKPSPTPQ, from the exons ATGAAGACAAATTTGCTGCTGGGGACCATAGAGACTGAGGAAATATACATAAACCAGGAGGTCAAGATGCAGCCGGTAGCCTTCAAAGACAAGAGACGGGGATCCTCAGGCAATAAAGAAG AGCTCCGGGCAGGTTTCCTCAAGCCTCTCAATGACTTGCCCACAGCTGCAGATGACCCTAACTATGAGAACATCACCTTTACCTTCAAAAACCAGAACCGGCCAAAGGGCAGTCATTCACCACCCAAGAATAAGG TGCCAGCCGAGCCCAGGCCACCCTTGGACACTGCCCAGGGACACCACTGGTTGCCTAAAGCCATGATGAGTCTGAACACCTTCTTGACTCTGTCCTGCATGGTCCTCTTAGCTGTGGTCCTGGTGAAGA ATTCCAAGATGTCCAGGGAGCTGGTGGTCTTGAAAGAGGAGCTCTGGAACG TCTCCACTTCGGTGCAAGAGTACCAGGAAGAGCAGAAGACTCAGTGGGGCAACGTGAAACAGAGTGTAATGGCAGCCAAGCAGAGCATTGACACAGTCATGACGAGAATCCAGGAAGGGAACCCGAAACGGAAGCAGCTGGCCACAG TCCCAAACATAGatgaagtcaagaaaacattacAGGAAATCCTCAATACACTGAAGACACCAAAACCAA GTCCCACACCTCAATGA
- the MCEMP1 gene encoding mast cell-expressed membrane protein 1 isoform X2 — MKTNLLLGTIETEEIYINQEVKMQPVAFKDKRRGSSGNKEAADDPNYENITFTFKNQNRPKGSHSPPKNKVPAEPRPPLDTAQGHHWLPKAMMSLNTFLTLSCMVLLAVVLVKNSKMSRELVVLKEELWNVSTSVQEYQEEQKTQWGNVKQSVMAAKQSIDTVMTRIQEGNPKRKQLATVPNIDEVKKTLQEILNTLKTPKPSPTPQ; from the exons ATGAAGACAAATTTGCTGCTGGGGACCATAGAGACTGAGGAAATATACATAAACCAGGAGGTCAAGATGCAGCCGGTAGCCTTCAAAGACAAGAGACGGGGATCCTCAGGCAATAAAGAAG CTGCAGATGACCCTAACTATGAGAACATCACCTTTACCTTCAAAAACCAGAACCGGCCAAAGGGCAGTCATTCACCACCCAAGAATAAGG TGCCAGCCGAGCCCAGGCCACCCTTGGACACTGCCCAGGGACACCACTGGTTGCCTAAAGCCATGATGAGTCTGAACACCTTCTTGACTCTGTCCTGCATGGTCCTCTTAGCTGTGGTCCTGGTGAAGA ATTCCAAGATGTCCAGGGAGCTGGTGGTCTTGAAAGAGGAGCTCTGGAACG TCTCCACTTCGGTGCAAGAGTACCAGGAAGAGCAGAAGACTCAGTGGGGCAACGTGAAACAGAGTGTAATGGCAGCCAAGCAGAGCATTGACACAGTCATGACGAGAATCCAGGAAGGGAACCCGAAACGGAAGCAGCTGGCCACAG TCCCAAACATAGatgaagtcaagaaaacattacAGGAAATCCTCAATACACTGAAGACACCAAAACCAA GTCCCACACCTCAATGA